The Melitaea cinxia chromosome 21, ilMelCinx1.1, whole genome shotgun sequence genome has a window encoding:
- the LOC123663991 gene encoding aurora kinase B gives MTMKSDLSEVLELENKITSHEAYGNSYKWSPRDFELGSALGQGKFGHVHVAREKKTGYLVAIKALFKSQIMKSKCERQVLREIEIQSHLKHPNILRLLTWFHDERRIYLVVEFAAGGELYKHLTNSHEGRFPESKAAKYIYQVADAVEYCHQHHVIHRDIKPENILVAFNGDLKLADFGWSVHAPSERRKTMCGTLDYLPPEMIRREVYDVSVDHWCIGVLLYEFLVGKPPFESEGQDKTYAKILTLDMTYPDYVPEGAKDLISKLLRHSSKERLSLDRVKKHYWVQQFQNV, from the exons ATGACTATGAAGAGTGATCTCAGTGAAGTGTtagaactagaaaataaaataacttcacATGAAGCCTACGGAAActc ATATAAATGGTCTCCTAGAGATTTTGAACTGGGCTCAGCATTAGGACAAGGTAAATTTGGGCATGTTCATGTCGCTAGAGAGAAGAAGACTGGTTATTTAGTCGCAATCAAAGCTTTATTCAAATCACAAATTATGAAGTCTAAATGTGAAAGACAAGTTCTGAGAGAAATTGAAATACAATCACATTTAAA aCATCCAAATATTTTACGTTTACTGACATGGTTCCATGATGAAAGACGAATCTACCTCGTAGTGGAATTTGCCGCAGGTGGAGAACTATATAAACATTTGACAAATTCACATGAAGGCAGGTTTCCAGAAAGTAAAGcagctaaatatatttatcag GTAGCAGATGCAGTTGAGTACTGCCACCAACACCATGTAATACACAGAGACATCAAACCAGAGAATATCTTGGTAGCTTTCAATGGTGATCTAAAGTTAGCGGACTTTGGTTGGTCGGTCCATGCTCCATCAGAAcg acgTAAGACAATGTGTGGTACACTTGATTATCTACCACCGGAAATGATTAGACGTGAAGTTTATGACGTATCTGTCGACCACTGGTGTATTGGTGTGCTACTTTATGAGTTCTTAGTGGGGAAGCCACCGTTTGAAAGTGAGGGACAAGACAAGACGTATGCAAAGATTCTCACACTTGACATGACGTATCCAGATTATGTACCTGAAGGAGCTAAAGATCTTATTTCTAAG CTTCTACGACATTCAAGCAAAGAAAGATTGTCACTTGACAGAGTGAAAAAACATTACTGGGTACaacaatttcaaaatgtataa
- the LOC123664117 gene encoding ecdysone 20-monooxygenase has protein sequence MSLPGVFIISHYVVSFWQRSTSPPLVDWSGVPTLVLVFVALVIAVAALVTRSVEGKRPTRLPGPPALPFLGSRWLFWSRYKMNKLHEAYEDMFRRYGPIFAETTPGGAMVVSIAERTTLEAVLRVPAKRPYRPPTEIVQVYRRSRPDRYASTGLVNEQGEKWYHLRRHLTSEVTSPHTIQGFIPELNNICDDFLILLKNCRRHDGTVHGFDQLTNRMGLESVCGLMLGTRLGFLERWMSGRAAALASAVKAHFRAQRDSYYGAPLWKFAPTSLYKTFVRSEETIHMIVSELMEEAKSRSRGAAQDDGMQEIFLKILANPELDMRDKKAAVIDFITAGIETLANSLVFLLYLLSRRADWQQKIRSELPACGEIRVEQLAAAPSVRAAVNEAFRLLPTAPFLARLLDTPMTIGEHKLPAGTFVLAHTGAACRREENFWQPNEYLPERWIDVREPHSPGIVAPFGRGRRMCPGKRFVELELHLILAKILQHWRVDFDGELDIQFDFLLSPKSPVSLRLVEW, from the exons aGTACGTCCCCGCCGCTCGTGGATTGGTCAGGTGTGCCAACGTTGGTGCTTGTTTTCGTCGCTCTAGTTATTGCTGTCGCTGCGTTGGTGACGCGTTCAGTTGAGGGAAAAAGACCTACGCGCTTGCCAGGACCGCCAGCTCTACCATTTTTAGGATCAAGATGGCTGTTCTGGAGCCGCTATAAGATGAACAAGCTTCATGAAGCATACGAAG ATATGTTCAGGCGGTACGGGCCGATATTTGCGGAGACGACTCCGGGCGGCGCCATGGTGGTGTCTATCGCTGAACGAACCACACTGGAAGCAGTACTACGGGTGCCAGCTAAAAGACCATACCGTCCGCCCACTGAAATAGTGCAAGTGTACAGGAGGAGTAGGCCAGATCGCTACGCTTCTACTGGACTTGTTAATGa GCAGGGTGAGAAGTGGTACCACCTGAGGCGTCACTTGACGTCGGAGGTTACCAGTCCACACACCATTCAGGGTTTTATTCCTGAATTAAACAACATCTGCGATGACTTCCTCATTTTGTTGAAGAATTGTCGACGGCATGATGGTACCGTTCATGGATTTGATCAGCTCACTAATCGCATGGGTTTAGAAT CTGTTTGTGGATTGATGCTTGGTACAAGATTAGGGTTTCTCGAGAGGTGGATGTCAGGCCGTGCAGCAGCGCTAGCGTCTGCAGTAAAAGCTCATTTCAGAGCTCAAAGAGACTCTTACTACGGAGCCCCATTGTGGAAGTTTGCTCCGACGTCACTATACAAAACATTTGTAAGAAGCGAAGAGACAATACATAT GATAGTATCGGAACTAATGGAAGAAGCGAAGTCTAGGTCACGCGGCGCCGCGCAAGACGATGGTATGCAAGAGATCTTCCTCAAGATATTGGCTAACCCTGAGCTAGACATGCGCGATAAGAAAGCAGCCGTTATTGACTTTATCACCGCTGGCATTGAGACG TTGGCAAACAGCTTGGTCTTCTTGCTGTACCTGTTGAGTAGGAGAGCTGATTGGCAGCAAAAGATCCGTTCAGAACTGCCTGCTTGTGGTGAAATACGAGTTGAACAATTAGCGGCAGCTCCGTCCGTTCGTGCGGCGGTGAATGAGGCGTTTAGACTTCTACCTACTGCGCCGTTTCTCGCTCGCCTTCTGGACACACCCATGACAATTGGAGAACACAAGCTGCCAGCTGGG ACGTTCGTTCTAGCCCACACGGGTGCGGCGTGTCGTCGCGAAGAGAACTTCTGGCAGCCGAACGAGTACCTGCCCGAGCGCTGGATAGACGTCCGCGAGCCGCACTCTCCCGGCATTGTTGCGCCGTTCGGTCGCGGTAGGCGAATGTGTCCCGGCAAGCGGTTTGTGGAGCTCGAATTGCATTTGATACTAGCTAAG ATATTACAACACTGGCGAGTGGACTTTGACGGGGAATTAGACATACAGTTCGATTTCCTCTTATCACCAAAGTCACCAGTATCTTTACGGCTAGTTGAGTGGTAA
- the LOC123663992 gene encoding putative hydroxypyruvate isomerase has protein sequence MKFCANLAFMFTESSSLLERYALAKDAGFKAVETGFPWGYTLEQVKQAKENAGVQQVLINLKTGDVGKGELGVTAVPGKENEFKDNLKSTIDYAKALGAQKIHIMAGKLENVSSENWKTYENNLKYAANILKDEGLLGVIEPINQHSVPKYFLSDYSKAVEIIKRIDSANLKLQLDIFHLQHICGDLSYNIKNLMPYVGHVQIAQVPNRNEPDMAGEINYKYILQHLENCGYRDWIGLEYKPAGNSKEGLKWVQEYGYNL, from the exons atgaagtttTGTGCAAACCTTGCGTTTATGTTCACGGAAAGTTCGAGCCTCTTAGAAAGATATGCTCTTGCAAAAGATGCTGGTTTCAAAGCAGTGGAAACTGGATTTCCTTGGGGTTATACTTTGGAGCAAGTTAAACAGGCTAAAGAAAATGCTGGTGTTCAACAAGTTTTAATTAACCTTAAGACAg gAGATGTAGGCAAAGGAGAACTGGGAGTAACAGCTGTACCAGGAAAAGAGAATGAATTCAAAGACAATTTGAAGTCAACTATTGACTACGCAAAAGCTCTTGGTGCACAAAAAATTCATATAATGGCTGGAAAATTAGAAAATGTATCTTCTGAAAATTGGAAGACTTACGAGAACAACTTGAAATATGCGGCCAACATCTTGAAGGATGAAGGGCTTTTAGGAGTAATAGAGCCTATTAATCAACACTCAGTACCTAAATATTTCTTAAGTGACTATTCGAAAG ctGTAGAAATCATTAAGAGAATAGATAGTGCAAATCTAAAATTGCAGTTGGATATTTTCCATTTGCAACATATTTGCGGTGATCTTTCATACAACATCAAGAACCTCATGCCTTATGTGGGGCATGTTCAg ATAGCACAAGTCCCAAATCGCAATGAACCAGACATGGCTGgagaaattaattacaaatacataCTTCAGCACTTGGAAAACTGTGGCTACAGAGATTGGATAGGCCTTGAATACAAGCCTGCAGGCAATAGTAAAGAAGGCCTAAAGTGGGTCCAAGAATATGGATAcaatttgtga